A single genomic interval of Chitinophaga sp. 180180018-3 harbors:
- a CDS encoding porin family protein, translated as MRKVFLMAAVVLVTVQTSFGQSIFRNLHFGLKAGANYSNFNNANFDTEGLTGFHAGLIVNYTFTDKWSVQEEFLYSTQGAKVKSGFSLGNEDLKLSYLSVPILVKYHSKIGLYGEIGGQANILAEDAKNTGFSDFAQKIDGGAVAGLGYQFRNGPVKGLGIGVRYYYGFTDVGKFSSSKINSDFRNSTVQASIFYIF; from the coding sequence ATGAGAAAGGTATTCTTAATGGCGGCTGTTGTTCTTGTCACAGTACAAACATCATTTGGTCAGAGCATTTTCAGAAATTTACATTTCGGACTCAAGGCGGGCGCCAATTACAGCAATTTTAACAACGCAAACTTTGACACCGAGGGTTTAACCGGATTTCATGCCGGATTAATTGTCAATTATACATTTACAGACAAATGGTCTGTTCAGGAAGAATTCCTGTACTCCACCCAGGGAGCAAAAGTAAAAAGTGGATTCTCTTTAGGAAACGAGGATCTGAAGCTCTCCTATCTTTCGGTTCCGATATTGGTAAAGTATCATTCAAAAATCGGGCTGTATGGTGAAATTGGCGGACAGGCCAATATTCTTGCAGAAGACGCAAAAAATACCGGGTTCAGTGATTTCGCGCAAAAAATTGATGGAGGTGCAGTTGCCGGATTAGGTTACCAATTCAGGAATGGCCCCGTGAAAGGCCTGGGAATAGGGGTCAGGTATTATTATGGGTTTACAGACGTCGGTAAATTCAGTTCTTCTAAAATCAACAGCGACTTCAGGAATAGTACTGTGCAGGCAAGTATTTTCTATATTTTTTAG
- a CDS encoding helix-turn-helix domain-containing protein — MKKSILPFNWKEELHNLQADSIGNDLFLIDKPSILSTFEHPFKVDVTTAVICLKGTTKGMINLKRIETRSPALIIILPGQILQYEHVSEDFSALFIVMSHRFTESLHIDERFPVFLSIQQHPYTPLNERELEAISEYYWMLKKTVANKDNPYSIDIVKYLTKAFFYAFGYDIHLRRTSEEQHKSKPQILVERFLNMVQLHYMEERSVEFYANKLHLTPKHLSKMVKVNSGTSASGWIDNYVILEAKALLKATGLTIQQVSDKLNFPSQSFFGKYFKRIEGISPSEYRKSK; from the coding sequence ATGAAGAAATCAATTTTGCCCTTTAACTGGAAAGAAGAGTTGCATAACCTGCAGGCCGACTCAATAGGCAATGATTTATTTCTGATTGATAAACCTTCCATTTTGTCTACATTCGAACATCCGTTCAAGGTAGACGTTACTACTGCTGTTATTTGTCTGAAAGGCACTACCAAAGGGATGATCAATCTAAAACGTATTGAAACCCGGTCTCCCGCCCTGATTATTATTTTACCCGGACAGATATTGCAATATGAACATGTAAGTGAAGATTTTTCGGCACTTTTTATTGTGATGTCGCACCGCTTTACTGAAAGCCTGCATATCGATGAACGCTTTCCGGTTTTTCTGTCAATACAACAGCATCCTTATACACCACTAAACGAGCGTGAGCTGGAGGCAATTTCTGAATACTACTGGATGTTAAAGAAAACCGTTGCGAACAAAGACAATCCATATAGTATCGATATTGTAAAATACCTCACAAAAGCCTTCTTTTATGCTTTCGGTTATGATATACATTTGCGCCGGACGAGTGAAGAACAGCATAAAAGCAAGCCTCAGATCCTGGTGGAGAGATTCCTTAATATGGTACAACTGCATTATATGGAAGAACGCAGCGTAGAATTTTATGCTAATAAATTACACCTGACGCCCAAACACCTTTCCAAAATGGTCAAGGTAAATAGTGGTACGTCTGCCAGCGGGTGGATTGATAACTATGTGATACTGGAAGCCAAGGCGCTGCTTAAAGCTACCGGCTTAACTATACAGCAGGTAAGCGACAAGCTGAATTTTCCTTCACAATCTTTTTTCGGAAAATATTTCAAGCGTATAGAAGGGATATCTCCAAGTGAATACAGAAAGAGTAAATAA